Proteins co-encoded in one Pseudomonas beijingensis genomic window:
- a CDS encoding L-serine ammonia-lyase, translating to MSLSVFDLFKIGIGPSSSHTVGPMRAAARFAEGLRRDDLLENTASVKVELYGSLGATGKGHGSDKAVLLGLEGEHPDTVDTETVDTRLQAIRSSGRLNLLGEHAIEFNEKLHLAMIRKPLAFHPNGMIFRAFDAAGLQVRSREYYSVGGGFVVDEDAAGADRIVEDATPLTFPFKSAKDLLGHCSTYGLSISQVMLTNESAWRPEAETRAGLLKIWQVMQDCVAAGCRNEGILPGGLKVKRRAAALHRQLCKNPEAALRDPLSVLDWVNLYALAVNEENAYGGRVVTAPTNGAAGIVPAVLHYYMRFIPGASEDGVVRFLLTAAAIGILYKENASISGAEVGCQGEVGVACSMAAGALCEVLGGSVQQVENAAEIGMEHNLGLTCDPIGGLVQVPCIERNAMGSVKAINAVRMAMRGDGHHFVSLDKVIRTMRQTGADMKSKYKETARGGLAVNIIEC from the coding sequence ATGTCGTTAAGCGTGTTCGACCTGTTCAAGATCGGCATCGGCCCGTCCAGCTCCCATACCGTCGGCCCGATGCGTGCCGCTGCCCGTTTCGCCGAGGGGCTGCGCCGTGACGATCTGCTTGAAAACACTGCCAGCGTCAAAGTCGAGCTCTACGGCTCGCTCGGCGCCACCGGCAAGGGCCACGGCAGTGACAAGGCCGTTCTGCTGGGCCTGGAAGGTGAGCACCCCGACACTGTGGACACCGAAACCGTCGACACCCGCCTGCAAGCGATCCGCAGCAGCGGTCGCCTCAACTTGCTCGGCGAACACGCCATCGAATTCAATGAAAAGCTGCACTTGGCGATGATCCGCAAGCCGCTGGCCTTTCACCCCAACGGCATGATCTTCCGCGCCTTCGATGCCGCCGGGCTGCAAGTGCGCAGCCGCGAGTACTACTCGGTCGGTGGCGGCTTTGTCGTGGACGAAGACGCCGCCGGCGCCGATCGCATCGTCGAAGACGCCACGCCCCTGACCTTCCCGTTCAAAAGCGCCAAGGACCTGCTGGGCCATTGCAGCACCTATGGCCTGTCCATCAGCCAGGTGATGCTGACCAACGAAAGCGCCTGGCGCCCCGAAGCCGAGACCCGCGCCGGGCTGCTGAAAATCTGGCAAGTGATGCAGGATTGCGTGGCGGCCGGCTGCCGTAACGAAGGGATTCTGCCGGGCGGGCTAAAGGTCAAGCGCCGGGCCGCGGCATTGCACCGCCAGTTGTGCAAGAACCCGGAAGCCGCACTGCGCGACCCGCTGTCGGTGCTGGACTGGGTCAACCTGTATGCCTTGGCCGTCAACGAAGAAAACGCCTATGGCGGGCGCGTTGTCACCGCCCCTACCAACGGGGCTGCGGGCATCGTCCCGGCCGTGCTGCATTACTACATGCGCTTTATCCCCGGCGCCAGCGAGGATGGCGTGGTGCGCTTTCTGCTGACCGCCGCCGCCATCGGCATCCTGTACAAGGAAAACGCCTCCATCTCCGGTGCCGAAGTCGGTTGCCAGGGTGAAGTGGGCGTGGCCTGCTCCATGGCCGCCGGTGCCTTGTGCGAAGTGCTCGGCGGCAGCGTGCAGCAAGTGGAAAACGCCGCCGAAATCGGCATGGAACACAACCTCGGCCTGACCTGCGACCCGATTGGCGGCCTGGTGCAAGTGCCGTGCATCGAACGCAACGCCATGGGCTCAGTGAAAGCCATCAACGCGGTGCGCATGGCCATGCGCGGCGATGGGCATCACTTCGTCTCCCTCGACAAAGTCATCCGCACCATGCGCCAGACCGGCGCCGACATGAAAAGCAAATACAAAGAGACCGCCCGCGGCGGTCTGGCGGTCAACATCATCGAATGCTGA
- the gcvP gene encoding aminomethyl-transferring glycine dehydrogenase, with translation MTVNLGTANEFIARHIGPRASDEQAMLERLGFDSLEALSASVIPESIKGTSVLDMGDGQSEADALASIKAIAGKNQLFKTYIGQGYYNCHTPAPILRNLLENPAWYTAYTPYQPEISQGRLEALLNFQTLISDLTGLPIANASLLDEATAAAEAMTFCKRLSKNKGSNAFFASVHSHPQTLDVLRTRAEPLGIDVVVGDERELSDVSGFFGALLQYPASNGDLFDYRELTERFHTANALVAVAADLLALTLLTPPGEFGADVAIGSAQRFGVPLGFGGPHAAYFSTKDAFKRDMPGRLVGVSVDRFGKPALRLAMQTREQHIRREKATSNICTAQVLLANIASMYAVYHGPKGLVQIANRIHHLTAILAKGLGALGLSIEQDSFFDTLTLHTGAQTAALHDMARAQRINLRVVDAERLGLSLDETTSQADIEALWSLLADGKALPDFATLAASVQSRIPAELVRQSAILSHPVFNRYHSETELMRYLRKLADKDLALDRTMIPLGSCTMKLNAASEMIPVTWAEFGALHPFAPAEQSAGYQQLTDELEAMLCAATGYDAVSLQPNAGSQGEYAGLLAIRAYHQSRGEDRRDICLIPSSAHGTNPATANMAGMRVVVTACDARGNVDIEDLRAKAIEHREHLAALMITYPSTHGVFEEGIREICGIIHDNGGQVYIDGANMNAMVGLCAPGKFGGDVSHLNLHKTFCIPHGGGGPGVGPIGVKSHLAPFLPGHANMERKEGAVCAAPFGSASILPITWMYIRMMGGAGLKRASQLAILNANYIARRLEEHYPVLYSGSNGLVAHECILDLRPLKDSSGISVDDVAKRLIDFGFHAPTMSFPVAGTLMIEPTESESKEELDRFCDAMICIREEIRAVENGSLDKDDNPLKNAPHTAAELVGEWTHPYSREQAVYPLASLIDGKYWPPVGRVDNVFGDRNLVCACPSIESYA, from the coding sequence ATGACCGTTAATCTCGGCACCGCCAACGAATTCATCGCTCGCCACATTGGCCCGCGTGCAAGCGACGAGCAAGCCATGCTCGAGCGCCTGGGCTTCGACTCCCTGGAAGCCCTGAGCGCCAGCGTCATTCCGGAAAGCATCAAGGGCACCAGCGTGCTGGATATGGGCGACGGCCAGAGCGAAGCCGACGCACTGGCCTCGATCAAAGCCATCGCCGGCAAAAACCAGCTGTTCAAGACCTACATCGGCCAGGGCTACTACAACTGCCATACACCGGCACCGATCCTGCGCAACCTGCTGGAAAACCCGGCCTGGTACACCGCCTACACGCCGTATCAGCCAGAAATTTCCCAGGGCCGTCTCGAAGCGCTGTTGAACTTCCAGACCCTGATCAGCGACCTCACCGGCCTGCCGATCGCCAACGCCTCTTTGCTCGACGAAGCCACCGCCGCCGCCGAAGCCATGACCTTCTGCAAGCGCCTGAGCAAGAACAAGGGCAGCAACGCCTTCTTCGCCTCCGTGCACAGCCACCCGCAAACCCTCGACGTATTGCGCACCCGTGCCGAGCCCCTGGGCATCGACGTGGTGGTGGGCGATGAGCGCGAACTGAGCGACGTTAGCGGTTTCTTCGGCGCACTGCTGCAATACCCGGCCAGTAACGGCGACCTGTTCGACTACCGCGAACTGACCGAACGCTTCCACACCGCCAACGCCCTGGTGGCCGTTGCAGCGGACCTGCTGGCCCTGACCTTGCTGACCCCGCCGGGTGAGTTCGGCGCCGACGTCGCCATCGGCAGCGCCCAGCGCTTCGGCGTGCCACTGGGCTTCGGTGGCCCGCACGCGGCCTATTTCTCCACCAAGGACGCCTTCAAGCGCGACATGCCAGGCCGTCTGGTCGGCGTTTCCGTAGACCGTTTCGGCAAGCCGGCCCTGCGCCTGGCGATGCAGACCCGCGAGCAACACATCCGCCGCGAGAAAGCCACGAGCAACATCTGCACCGCCCAGGTGCTGCTGGCCAACATCGCCAGCATGTACGCCGTGTACCACGGTCCCAAGGGCCTGGTGCAAATTGCCAATCGCATCCATCACCTGACCGCGATCCTCGCCAAGGGCCTCGGCGCGCTGGGCCTGAGCATCGAGCAAGACAGTTTCTTCGACACCCTGACCCTGCACACCGGCGCGCAAACCGCCGCCCTGCACGACATGGCTCGCGCCCAACGCATCAACCTGCGGGTGGTGGACGCTGAACGCCTGGGCCTGTCCCTGGACGAAACCACCAGCCAAGCTGACATCGAAGCGCTGTGGAGCTTGTTGGCCGACGGCAAGGCCCTGCCAGACTTCGCGACGCTGGCCGCCAGCGTGCAAAGCCGCATCCCGGCCGAACTGGTGCGCCAATCGGCGATCCTCAGCCACCCGGTGTTCAACCGCTATCATTCCGAAACCGAGCTGATGCGTTACCTGCGCAAGCTCGCCGACAAGGACCTGGCTCTGGATCGCACCATGATCCCGCTGGGTTCCTGCACCATGAAACTCAACGCCGCAAGCGAGATGATCCCGGTGACCTGGGCCGAGTTCGGTGCCCTGCACCCGTTCGCCCCCGCCGAGCAAAGCGCCGGCTACCAGCAACTGACCGACGAGCTGGAAGCCATGCTCTGCGCCGCCACCGGCTATGACGCGGTGTCGCTGCAACCCAACGCCGGCTCCCAGGGCGAATACGCCGGCCTGCTGGCGATCCGTGCGTATCACCAGAGCCGTGGCGAAGACCGTCGCGACATCTGCCTGATCCCGTCCTCGGCCCACGGCACCAACCCGGCCACCGCCAACATGGCCGGCATGCGCGTGGTCGTGACCGCCTGCGATGCCCGTGGCAACGTCGACATCGAAGACCTGCGGGCCAAGGCCATCGAGCACCGCGAACACCTCGCCGCATTGATGATCACCTACCCGTCCACCCACGGCGTGTTCGAAGAAGGCATCCGCGAAATCTGCGGCATCATTCATGACAACGGCGGCCAGGTGTACATCGACGGCGCCAACATGAACGCCATGGTCGGCCTCTGCGCCCCGGGCAAGTTCGGCGGCGACGTGTCGCACCTGAACCTGCACAAGACTTTCTGCATCCCTCACGGCGGTGGCGGCCCGGGCGTCGGCCCGATTGGTGTCAAGTCGCACCTGGCGCCGTTCCTGCCGGGCCATGCCAACATGGAACGCAAGGAAGGCGCGGTGTGCGCGGCGCCGTTCGGCAGCGCGAGCATCCTGCCGATCACCTGGATGTACATCCGCATGATGGGCGGCGCCGGCCTCAAGCGCGCCTCGCAGTTGGCGATCCTCAACGCCAACTACATCGCCCGTCGCCTGGAAGAACACTACCCAGTGCTCTACTCCGGCAGCAACGGCCTGGTGGCCCACGAATGCATCCTCGACCTGCGTCCGCTCAAGGACAGCAGTGGCATCAGCGTCGATGACGTGGCCAAGCGCCTGATCGACTTCGGTTTCCACGCCCCGACCATGTCGTTCCCGGTGGCCGGCACGTTGATGATCGAGCCGACGGAAAGCGAATCCAAGGAAGAGCTGGACCGCTTCTGCGACGCCATGATCTGCATCCGCGAAGAAATCCGCGCGGTGGAAAACGGCAGCCTGGACAAAGACGACAACCCGCTGAAAAACGCCCCGCACACTGCGGCGGAGCTGGTCGGCGAGTGGACTCACCCGTACAGCCGCGAACAGGCGGTGTACCCACTGGCATCGTTAATCGATGGCAAGTACTGGCCGCCGGTGGGCCGGGTCGACAACGTGTTCGGCGACCGCAACCTGGTCTGCGCCTGCCCGTCGATCGAAAGCTACGCTTGA
- the gcvH gene encoding glycine cleavage system protein GcvH encodes MSELRFTEDHEWLRTEADGSVTVGITAFAQNALGDVVFVQLPELQAYDKGAEASTVESVKAASGVYMPLDGEVLEVNEKLDASPELVNEDPMGEGWFFRFKPTDADAVAKLLDQDAYDRLIKANAEA; translated from the coding sequence ATGAGCGAGTTGCGTTTCACTGAAGATCACGAATGGCTGCGCACCGAAGCCGACGGCAGCGTCACCGTAGGCATTACCGCTTTCGCGCAGAACGCGTTGGGCGACGTGGTTTTTGTGCAACTGCCTGAATTGCAGGCCTATGACAAAGGCGCCGAAGCCTCCACCGTGGAGTCGGTCAAGGCCGCCAGCGGTGTGTACATGCCCCTGGACGGTGAAGTGCTCGAAGTGAACGAAAAACTCGACGCAAGTCCAGAACTGGTCAACGAAGATCCGATGGGCGAAGGCTGGTTCTTCCGCTTTAAACCGACCGACGCCGACGCAGTGGCTAAGCTGTTGGATCAAGACGCCTACGATCGCCTGATCAAAGCCAACGCCGAAGCCTGA
- a CDS encoding sigma-54-dependent transcriptional regulator, translating to MRIHVSFIDRVGITQEVLALLGGRNLNLDAVEMVPPNVYIDAPTLSPQVLDELREALFSVQGVQAVTVVDILPGQRRHLQLDALLAAMTDPVLALDSVGKVLLANPALIALYGREPAGESVAELFSDEALLGALLENGFRLPLREVTLNGQTLLLDATPITDAGALLTLYQPNRIGERLSALHHDHAEGFDALLGESPAIRTLKARAQRVAALDAPLLIQGETGTGKELVARACHAISARHSAPFLALNCAALPENLAESELFGYAPGAFTGAQRGGKPGLMELANQGTVFLDEIGEMSPYLQAKLLRFLNDGSFRRVGGDREIKVNVRILSATHRNLEKMVSEGSFREDLFYRLNVLNVEVPPLRERGQDILLLARYFMQQACAQIQRPVCRLAPGTYPALLGNRWPGNVRQLQNVIFRAAAICESSLVDIGDLDIAGTSVARQGDVEVESLEQAVESFEKHLLESLYANYPSTRQLASRLQTSHTAIAHRLRKYGISGKP from the coding sequence ATGCGTATCCACGTCAGTTTCATCGACCGCGTCGGCATCACCCAGGAAGTCCTGGCCTTGCTCGGTGGGCGCAATCTCAACCTGGATGCGGTGGAGATGGTGCCACCCAACGTCTACATCGACGCCCCGACCCTCAGCCCGCAAGTGCTTGACGAGCTGCGCGAAGCACTGTTCAGCGTGCAAGGGGTGCAGGCGGTCACCGTGGTGGACATCCTGCCGGGCCAGCGTCGGCACTTGCAGCTCGATGCCTTGCTCGCCGCCATGACCGACCCGGTGCTGGCCCTGGACAGCGTGGGCAAGGTGTTGCTGGCCAACCCGGCGCTGATCGCCCTGTACGGTCGTGAACCGGCCGGGGAAAGCGTGGCCGAGCTGTTCAGTGACGAGGCATTGCTCGGCGCCCTGCTGGAAAACGGTTTCCGCCTGCCGCTGCGGGAGGTCACCCTCAATGGCCAGACCTTGCTGCTGGACGCCACGCCCATCACCGACGCCGGCGCGCTGCTGACGCTCTATCAGCCCAATCGCATCGGCGAACGGCTGTCGGCTCTGCACCATGACCACGCCGAAGGTTTTGACGCGCTGCTGGGTGAATCCCCGGCGATCCGCACCCTCAAGGCCCGGGCCCAGCGGGTCGCGGCCCTGGATGCACCGCTGCTGATCCAAGGCGAAACCGGCACCGGCAAGGAACTGGTGGCCCGGGCCTGCCACGCCATCAGCGCCCGTCACAGCGCGCCGTTCCTGGCCCTGAACTGCGCCGCGCTGCCGGAGAACCTGGCGGAAAGCGAGCTGTTCGGCTACGCCCCCGGCGCCTTCACCGGGGCGCAACGGGGCGGCAAGCCTGGGCTGATGGAGTTGGCAAACCAGGGCACGGTCTTTCTCGATGAAATCGGCGAGATGTCGCCGTACCTGCAAGCCAAGCTGCTGCGTTTCTTGAACGATGGCAGCTTCCGCCGGGTGGGCGGCGACCGGGAAATCAAGGTCAACGTGCGGATCCTCAGCGCCACCCACCGCAATCTGGAGAAAATGGTCAGCGAGGGCTCGTTCCGCGAAGACCTGTTCTATCGCCTGAACGTGCTCAATGTCGAAGTCCCGCCACTGCGTGAACGCGGCCAGGACATCCTGCTGCTGGCGCGTTACTTCATGCAGCAAGCCTGCGCGCAAATCCAGCGCCCGGTCTGTCGCCTGGCCCCTGGTACTTATCCAGCGCTGCTGGGCAACCGCTGGCCGGGCAACGTGCGGCAATTGCAGAACGTGATCTTCCGCGCCGCCGCCATCTGCGAAAGCAGCCTGGTGGACATCGGCGACCTGGACATCGCCGGCACCTCCGTGGCGCGCCAGGGCGATGTGGAAGTCGAAAGCCTGGAACAGGCCGTGGAAAGCTTTGAGAAGCACCTGCTCGAAAGCCTTTACGCCAACTACCCGTCCACCCGCCAGTTGGCCAGCCGCCTGCAAACCTCCCACACCGCGATTGCCCATCGGTTGCGCAAGTACGGGATTTCCGGGAAGCCATAG
- a CDS encoding LysR family transcriptional regulator, with protein MDRLQAMRVFVTVVDLGSQSAAAEHLDLSRPVVSRYLAELEDWVGARLMHRTTRKLSLTAAGSEILPRCRQMLELSGDMQAAVSTPDDAPRGMLRISASTSFGQAQLANAMADYVKRYPGVSVDLQMLDRTVNLVDERIDLAIRMSNDLDPNLIARRLTVCRSVICASPRYLHEHSTPLRVEDLSRHNCLTHSYVGKSLWHFEQDGEQVSVPVQGNISANEASTLLQATIAGAGVAMLPSYQAGAHIKNGELIRLLPHAEPRRMNMYAVYASRKHMPSALRSLLDFLVLKFPEIPEWDVGL; from the coding sequence ATGGATCGTCTACAAGCAATGCGGGTCTTCGTCACAGTGGTCGACCTGGGCAGCCAGTCGGCGGCGGCCGAGCATCTGGACCTGTCGCGGCCGGTGGTGTCGCGCTATCTGGCGGAGCTGGAAGATTGGGTCGGGGCCCGGCTGATGCACCGCACCACCCGCAAACTGAGCCTGACGGCCGCAGGCTCCGAGATCCTGCCGCGCTGCCGGCAGATGCTGGAGCTGTCCGGCGATATGCAAGCCGCCGTCAGCACCCCGGACGACGCACCACGGGGCATGCTGCGCATCAGTGCCAGCACCTCGTTCGGCCAGGCCCAACTGGCGAACGCCATGGCCGACTACGTCAAGCGCTACCCCGGGGTGAGCGTCGACCTGCAGATGCTCGACCGCACCGTGAACCTGGTGGACGAACGCATCGACCTGGCGATCCGCATGAGCAACGATCTGGACCCGAACCTGATCGCCCGCCGCCTCACGGTCTGCCGCTCGGTGATCTGCGCCTCGCCGCGGTATCTGCATGAACACTCGACACCGCTGCGCGTGGAAGACCTGAGCCGGCACAACTGCCTGACCCACTCTTACGTCGGCAAGAGCCTGTGGCATTTCGAGCAGGACGGCGAGCAGGTCTCGGTGCCGGTACAAGGCAATATCAGCGCCAACGAAGCCAGCACCTTGCTTCAGGCCACGATAGCCGGCGCAGGCGTGGCGATGCTGCCCAGCTACCAGGCCGGCGCCCACATCAAGAACGGCGAACTGATCCGCCTGCTGCCCCATGCCGAACCGCGCCGAATGAACATGTACGCGGTATATGCCTCACGCAAGCACATGCCCTCGGCGTTGCGCAGCCTGCTGGATTTTCTGGTGCTGAAGTTTCCCGAGATACCAGAGTGGGATGTTGGATTGTAG
- a CDS encoding MBL fold metallo-hydrolase, with product MTGFIPLKRLLLATAALAFTAQSWAADLTLDVYNPGAAAVFPVTSVLVSGEKEAILVDAQFGKSQAAQVVEKIRASGKRLTTIYISHGDPDYYFGLETLTAAFPEAKVLASAPTVEHIKHTMDGKLKYWGPILKTDAPTKAIVPQVLKGDSLTLEGQRLQVVGLDGPQPDRSFVWIPSIKAVVGGVVVAENIHVWMADTQTPQSHKDWLATLANIEKLQPSTVIPGHYLGDSARSLAPVRFTAGYIKAFDEETAKAKDSAALIRAMKLRYPDLGEDSSLELSAKVAKGEMKW from the coding sequence ATGACCGGCTTTATCCCACTCAAGCGCCTACTGCTGGCAACCGCCGCCCTGGCCTTCACTGCCCAGAGCTGGGCCGCTGACTTGACGCTCGACGTCTACAACCCTGGCGCGGCGGCGGTTTTCCCGGTGACGTCGGTGTTGGTCAGCGGTGAAAAAGAGGCGATTTTGGTGGACGCCCAGTTCGGCAAATCCCAGGCCGCCCAGGTGGTGGAGAAAATCCGCGCCAGTGGCAAGCGATTGACCACGATCTACATCAGCCATGGCGATCCTGACTACTATTTTGGTCTGGAGACCCTCACCGCCGCGTTCCCTGAGGCCAAGGTGCTGGCGTCCGCGCCGACTGTCGAACACATCAAGCACACCATGGACGGCAAGCTGAAATATTGGGGGCCGATCCTGAAGACCGATGCACCGACCAAAGCCATCGTGCCCCAAGTGCTCAAGGGCGACAGCCTGACCCTGGAAGGCCAGCGCTTGCAGGTCGTGGGCCTCGATGGCCCGCAACCGGACCGCAGTTTCGTGTGGATTCCATCGATCAAGGCGGTGGTTGGCGGTGTGGTGGTGGCTGAGAACATTCATGTGTGGATGGCCGATACCCAGACGCCGCAGTCCCACAAGGATTGGCTGGCGACTCTCGCCAACATTGAAAAACTGCAACCGAGCACGGTGATCCCGGGTCACTACCTGGGTGACAGCGCCCGTTCCCTGGCCCCGGTGCGCTTCACCGCCGGTTACATCAAGGCTTTCGACGAAGAAACCGCCAAGGCCAAGGATTCCGCCGCGCTGATCCGCGCCATGAAACTACGCTATCCGGACCTGGGTGAAGACAGCTCCCTGGAGCTCAGTGCCAAGGTGGCGAAGGGCGAGATGAAGTGGTGA
- a CDS encoding NAD(P)-dependent oxidoreductase translates to MSKIAIIGATGRAGSQLLEEALRRGHSVTAIARNTAKIGERAGVVSKQLDVLDSEALIAAIDGHDVVISAAHFASVPADKVIAPVKAAGVKRLLVVGGAGSLLLPDNSRVIDSDGFPEEYLAEASAGALFLDVLRKEQDLDWTFLSPSAEFVETERTGQFRVGKDHLLFDDTGRSWISFADYAIAMIDEVETPQFSRARFTVGY, encoded by the coding sequence ATGAGCAAAATCGCAATCATCGGCGCCACCGGGCGTGCGGGTAGCCAACTGTTGGAAGAGGCCCTGCGCCGTGGTCACAGCGTGACGGCCATTGCCCGCAATACCGCGAAAATCGGCGAAAGGGCCGGGGTGGTCAGCAAGCAACTGGACGTATTGGACAGCGAGGCGTTGATCGCCGCCATCGACGGGCATGACGTGGTGATCAGTGCCGCGCACTTTGCCAGCGTGCCGGCCGACAAGGTCATCGCACCGGTGAAAGCCGCCGGGGTCAAGCGCTTGCTGGTGGTCGGCGGGGCCGGTTCGTTGCTGCTGCCGGATAACAGCCGGGTGATCGACAGCGACGGCTTTCCGGAGGAGTACTTGGCCGAAGCCAGTGCCGGTGCATTGTTCCTGGATGTGCTGCGCAAGGAACAGGACCTGGACTGGACCTTCCTCTCGCCTTCGGCGGAGTTCGTCGAAACCGAGCGCACCGGGCAATTCCGTGTTGGCAAGGACCACCTGCTGTTCGATGACACCGGGCGCAGCTGGATCAGCTTCGCCGACTACGCCATTGCGATGATCGATGAAGTGGAAACGCCGCAGTTTTCGCGGGCGCGGTTTACCGTCGGCTATTGA
- a CDS encoding GlpM family protein, giving the protein MFKAALGAAVVVILAMLAKTKNYYIAGLVPLFPTFALIAHYIVGKGRSVDDLKTTIVFGMWSIIPYFVYLATLYVMVDRMRLEASLAVAAVAWLMAATVLVSVWVRVHG; this is encoded by the coding sequence ATTTTCAAGGCGGCGCTGGGTGCGGCCGTGGTGGTTATCCTGGCGATGCTGGCCAAGACCAAGAATTACTACATCGCCGGGCTGGTGCCGCTGTTCCCGACCTTTGCCCTGATTGCCCACTACATTGTCGGCAAGGGCCGCTCGGTGGACGACCTGAAGACCACCATCGTCTTTGGCATGTGGTCGATCATTCCGTACTTCGTCTATCTCGCGACGCTGTACGTGATGGTCGACCGGATGCGCCTCGAAGCCTCATTGGCCGTGGCAGCCGTCGCCTGGCTGATGGCGGCGACGGTGCTGGTCAGCGTTTGGGTGCGGGTTCACGGCTAA
- a CDS encoding sigma-54-dependent transcriptional regulator: MLGCQQALSLEDIPCIGVGSAEEALERVDDNFAGIVISDIRLPGIDGLELLTRLKARDRSLPVVLITGHGDISMAVGAMQKGAYDFMEKPFSPERLVDVARRALEQRSLAREVSSLRRQLAERDSLEGRIIGRSPAMQHLRALIANVADTSANVLIEGETGTGKELVARCLHDFSRRHDKQFVALNCGGLPENLFESEIFGHEANAFTGAGKRRIGKIEHADGGTLFLDEVESMPLPLQIKLLRVLQERTLERLGSNQSVAVDCRVIAATKSDLDEMGRSGQFRSDLYYRLNVVTLELPPLRERREDILQLFEHFLQQSSLRFDRTVPELDNQTLSNLMSHDWPGNVRELRNVAERYALGLPAFKRSGASGGNQGLAFAEAVEAFERNLLVDALQRSGGNLTQASQELGMAKTTLFDKVKKYGLSH, translated from the coding sequence CTGCTGGGTTGCCAGCAGGCCCTGAGCCTGGAAGACATTCCCTGCATCGGCGTGGGTAGCGCCGAAGAGGCCCTGGAGCGGGTCGACGATAACTTTGCCGGCATCGTCATCAGCGACATTCGCCTGCCGGGCATCGACGGCCTGGAACTGCTGACCCGCCTCAAGGCGCGGGACCGCAGCCTGCCGGTGGTGTTGATCACCGGCCACGGCGACATTTCCATGGCCGTGGGCGCCATGCAAAAAGGCGCCTATGACTTCATGGAGAAACCCTTCTCCCCTGAGCGCCTGGTGGATGTCGCCCGCCGCGCCCTGGAACAGCGCAGCCTGGCCCGGGAAGTGTCATCGCTGCGTCGGCAACTGGCCGAGCGCGATTCCCTGGAAGGCCGGATCATCGGTCGCTCGCCGGCCATGCAGCACCTGCGTGCGCTGATCGCCAACGTCGCCGACACCTCGGCCAACGTGCTGATCGAGGGCGAAACTGGCACCGGCAAGGAACTGGTCGCCCGCTGCCTGCATGATTTCAGTCGGCGCCACGACAAGCAGTTCGTCGCGCTGAACTGCGGCGGCCTGCCGGAGAACCTGTTCGAAAGCGAGATTTTCGGCCACGAGGCCAATGCCTTCACCGGTGCCGGTAAACGTCGGATCGGCAAGATCGAGCACGCCGATGGCGGCACGCTGTTTCTCGATGAAGTGGAAAGCATGCCCCTGCCCTTGCAGATCAAGTTGCTGCGCGTGCTGCAGGAACGCACCCTCGAACGCCTGGGCTCAAACCAGAGCGTGGCGGTGGATTGCCGGGTGATCGCCGCCACCAAGTCCGACCTGGACGAAATGGGCCGGTCCGGGCAATTCCGCAGTGACCTGTATTACCGCCTCAACGTGGTGACCTTGGAGCTGCCGCCCCTGCGCGAGCGGCGCGAAGACATCCTGCAACTGTTCGAGCATTTTCTTCAGCAGTCGTCCCTGCGCTTCGACCGCACGGTGCCGGAGCTGGACAACCAGACCCTGTCGAACCTGATGAGCCACGACTGGCCGGGCAACGTGCGCGAACTGCGCAACGTCGCCGAGCGCTACGCCCTGGGCCTGCCGGCATTCAAGCGCTCCGGCGCCAGCGGCGGCAACCAGGGCCTGGCCTTCGCCGAAGCGGTGGAAGCCTTCGAGCGCAACCTGCTGGTGGACGCCCTGCAACGCAGCGGTGGCAACCTGACCCAGGCCAGCCAGGAACTGGGCATGGCCAAGACCACGCTGTTCGACAAAGTCAAAAAATATGGCCTGAGCCATTAA